One part of the bacterium genome encodes these proteins:
- a CDS encoding translation initiation factor IF-2 N-terminal domain-containing protein encodes MAKLSVALLAEDLGIRVSQLQQILVELGIVVENASVLLDEDTAQTVRDVVADLGDELKKLHLPPGINARDLAAMLGVIPSQIQKKLMVWGQLVGLTQALKPELAERVVRDYGLEPAWGQPEVKVVVKKPTKLTKPTTKSSKRKAAVTVQERPPIVTILGHVDHGKTTLLDYIRKTGVADREFGGITQHIGAYQAEVNGKRITFLDTPGHEAFTKMRARGAQVTDIAILVVAADDGVMPQTIEAIDHATNAGVEVIVAINKIDKAEANLNRVQQELSERNLVPREWGGPTEMIPVSAKAGTGVDHLLETIILTAELMELRGDANA; translated from the coding sequence ATGGCAAAATTGAGTGTTGCGCTACTAGCAGAGGATTTAGGCATTCGTGTATCCCAGCTTCAGCAAATATTAGTTGAATTGGGTATCGTCGTCGAAAATGCATCTGTTCTACTGGACGAAGATACCGCTCAAACCGTCCGCGATGTTGTTGCAGACCTTGGAGATGAGTTAAAAAAACTGCATTTACCCCCAGGTATTAACGCTCGCGACTTAGCGGCGATGCTGGGAGTTATCCCATCACAAATTCAAAAGAAGTTGATGGTATGGGGCCAATTAGTTGGCCTTACACAAGCGCTTAAGCCGGAGTTGGCTGAGCGAGTTGTCCGTGATTATGGTCTTGAACCTGCATGGGGACAACCTGAAGTCAAAGTGGTTGTCAAAAAACCCACTAAACTTACCAAACCTACCACAAAGTCATCCAAAAGAAAAGCTGCTGTCACGGTCCAAGAACGACCTCCGATAGTTACGATTTTAGGCCATGTCGACCACGGCAAAACTACACTTTTGGACTATATTCGAAAAACTGGTGTTGCTGATCGTGAGTTCGGTGGAATTACTCAGCATATTGGCGCTTATCAGGCTGAAGTCAATGGGAAGCGTATTACCTTTCTTGACACTCCTGGGCATGAAGCGTTCACTAAAATGCGAGCGCGTGGCGCTCAGGTAACCGATATTGCTATTTTAGTTGTTGCTGCAGATGACGGTGTGATGCCGCAAACAATTGAGGCTATCGACCATGCTACTAATGCAGGCGTGGAAGTTATTGTCGCGATTAATAAGATCGATAAAGCCGAAGCTAACCTCAATCGAGTTCAACAAGAGCTATCAGAACGAAATTTAGTGCCGCGTGAATGGGGTGGTCCGACGGAAATGATTCCCGTCTCGGCAAAAGCCGGTACAGGGGTTGACCATTTACTTGAAACAATTATTCTAACTGCCGAGCTGATGGAGCTTCGTGGTGATGCTAACGC
- a CDS encoding YlxR family protein: MRHVPQRMCVACRLTGDKNEFIRVVRTEEGQILIDMLGRLPGRGAYVCLNSICIENALKRKHFERVLKSTLSPEAVEALRARGAKEVK, translated from the coding sequence ATGCGACACGTGCCGCAGAGAATGTGTGTAGCTTGCCGCTTAACGGGGGATAAAAATGAATTTATCCGAGTAGTCCGAACAGAAGAAGGGCAGATTCTGATAGATATGTTAGGTCGGCTTCCCGGGAGAGGCGCATATGTGTGCTTGAACTCCATCTGTATCGAAAATGCTTTGAAAAGGAAACATTTCGAGCGGGTATTGAAGTCGACATTATCACCCGAAGCCGTTGAAGCGCTGAGGGCGAGAGGGGCAAAAGAGGTGAAGTAA
- the nusA gene encoding transcription termination factor NusA, which produces MDREFIEALRQISQERDIPLDELIETIESALANAYKRHFATTGDAHVRIDANKNDVKVYCQREVVGIVSNSHLQISLEEARKVNPETEIGDFVDKEVTPENFGRIAAQTAKQVVLQKLRETERRRTFDEYNARVGEMLSGVVQRRENNIVYVAVNKIEAILPPREQVPTEPYRFNDRIKVYVLRVDEGGKGPVVTVSRSHPNLLRRLFEIEVPEIEDETVTIKAVAREPGQRSKIAVTTTDERVDPIGACVGHRGARVQAVVNELYDEKIDIIRWMPEPAQFIADSLSPAKVASVTIDEVNRSALVIVAANQLSLAIGKGGQNVRLAARLTDWRIDIRSDAQPAPGEEAPLTHTELPGEPQP; this is translated from the coding sequence ATGGATCGAGAGTTCATCGAAGCTTTGAGGCAGATTTCACAAGAGCGAGACATTCCGCTGGATGAGTTGATTGAAACCATCGAGTCTGCGCTTGCTAACGCCTATAAAAGACATTTTGCTACCACTGGCGATGCCCATGTGCGCATCGATGCTAACAAGAATGATGTAAAGGTCTATTGTCAGCGTGAAGTGGTTGGTATCGTTAGCAATTCACACCTTCAAATAAGCTTGGAAGAAGCTCGCAAGGTTAATCCTGAGACAGAAATTGGCGATTTCGTCGATAAGGAAGTCACTCCTGAGAATTTTGGACGCATTGCGGCCCAAACTGCTAAGCAAGTTGTCTTGCAGAAGCTGCGAGAAACTGAGCGCCGCCGCACCTTTGATGAATATAATGCGCGAGTTGGCGAGATGCTATCAGGTGTTGTGCAGCGGCGAGAAAATAATATTGTTTATGTCGCCGTCAACAAGATTGAAGCGATATTGCCCCCGCGTGAGCAAGTTCCGACTGAACCATACCGATTTAACGACCGCATTAAAGTCTACGTTCTTCGTGTAGATGAGGGTGGTAAAGGGCCGGTTGTTACCGTCTCGCGTTCTCACCCGAACCTGCTGCGTCGCCTATTCGAAATCGAAGTGCCTGAAATTGAAGATGAGACCGTAACGATCAAAGCGGTTGCTCGTGAACCAGGCCAGCGTTCAAAGATTGCCGTCACAACCACTGACGAGCGTGTTGACCCGATTGGCGCATGTGTTGGCCATCGAGGGGCGCGTGTTCAGGCCGTTGTTAACGAATTGTACGACGAGAAAATTGATATCATCCGTTGGATGCCGGAACCGGCGCAGTTTATTGCCGATTCTCTTAGCCCTGCCAAGGTAGCTAGTGTGACGATTGATGAAGTGAATAGAAGCGCTTTAGTCATCGTAGCAGCGAATCAACTTTCACTGGCGATCGGCAAGGGTGGACAGAATGTTCGGTTAGCAGCGCGGTTGACTGATTGGCGTATTGATATCCGTAGTGATGCTCAACCGGCTCCCGGCGAAGAAGCGCCTTTGACGCATACAGAGTTGCCGGGTGAACCCCAACCATAA